From Solanum lycopersicum chromosome 4, SLM_r2.1:
CTTTTGCTATACgaataactaaatatttaaaacaaccTTAACGATACTTTTGACTTTAACTTGTTCATATTAGTAAATCATCaacattttattactttttcatactatgattattattcttgaaatttttgataatttctttCGCTATTTTTAATGTCacaatttttatattcaaacGTCTGCTCGTTGAACGGAAGGAATGAAGATATTTTAGATTATGAGAGTGTAGTTTCACATCAATGGGGCACAAACTCTTTTAATAAGTTAAGGGCTGTACCAGTTGAGAGATACTTTGCAGGTATACATGTGATCAAATTGACCACCCAATTCAGCCAATTAAAatcctttaaaatatttatttatttatttattatcaattttattaaaagagTTCTTTAGCAATTCAATGAATTAGGCATGGGCACAACAGAAAGGTGGTAAAAACACTTTGGATTGGAAAGCTACAATATGTTTTTTGGGTTTATTTCGCGACGttgatatttgtattaaaatttattatttttgatttagaTTGTTTAGAGCTACATTCAGGGTAATAGTGAGaatgtttttattaaatatcttttcatatttgtatctcaaatttaagaaataacttTAACTACTATATCACCTTCTATTCgtgtattgattttttcttaattacaaATTATTGATTACAAATACAGATATCTTGGACCCTTTTTTAGGTACccaatttttatcttttgaagttgccctttttatcatgattttcttAGGCCTATACAACTTTTTATCCCTTccctttttcactttttttttttttttgaagttgtcAACAATAAATCTCTCTTAGATGAGATGAaaagaataagtaaaataaaataagtaatttaatATAAGATCAACTTTTTAAatacttgaatagattttactgaaatgatatatatatcttGTTTCTATGGTTGGtatctattatattatattattagtttaaatacttgttttgatttttacttaatttaaatatattatattctttaaatttatcataaaataacgacgaaaaatctcattttatgtaacaattaatttgatatgctcGCATTGTAGTCCTAATATAACAACTTCACTTTTTAACTAAGCTTTATCATGTATCCTATCTTTCTCAGTATTCTTGAAATTGTAAACATATGACACTTAGAACgagtgaaaataatataatctatCAAAACATTGCATTCATTAAAACACGTTAAGAAGCAACAATAACAACCATCCGAACCAAGTGTCAAATTTTCGAGTGCAAGGGCATAATAGTAAACTCACATCAAGCTCCTTTTGTCACACTTCTATATAGTTATCTTTTTATTAACCTCCTTGTAGCTCTTCTCGCCCTCAAACAATCTCCTCtctattttctctctctctctctatgtTGAGTTTTCATCTTCCTTGTCTACTTCTACTTCTTTTTCTCAATATTAAATGTGATCCTCATTTATAGTACTCATCACAAACTTTCTTAGTAACAATTCAATAGTCCAATTTTTCCTATTCTTGATCCTCCTCTCAACTccaaataccaaaaaaataaaatttagaggATAAAAAATGGAGGTAGCAAGAGTTCATGAAGGTTCTAACAATGGCTTTATACTTCCAAATGAAATTCTTCCTCCTACTTCTAATTGGATATCTAATTCTTCCTCCATTTTCCATGGTAAGGGTTCTTcaacgaaaaattatattatttatacatggtaaaaattaaatattgtttATGTATGTATAGTTGTTGAACTCCTTTCAGCTAGTTTCAGCTAGTTCGTGTGTTTACTTTTCACATACTTTCAACTGAGTTAAGGAAAATTCTGATTTCACCACTGATGTGCGGGTGATCCTTTGATAATCAAGAGATTATGATCATCAATTATAGACCTAAGGTTGTAAATATTGACAAGGAAATGATTGAATTATCTGTTCAATTTTTAGATGCCTTGTGCCCTACTTTTGTTTTCTCATGTTAATATAAAAAGCTTAGTAACTCAGTTGATTGACTAGCTGAACTTTTCTTCTAATTGGTGAGTGTTTGATTTTCCACCCAATAATCTCGTCGTgcatttatgaaattgaaatgaACCAAGATTTGTGAACTTTTGCTCTGTTTCAGGCTCTGTATCGATGGTAAATTTCGATCAAGATCGAGTACAGAAGTCTAAAAAGAGGTCATTTTTAGCACAACTTGATCAAGACGACAGTAGTAGCAATGATGACAATTACAATTATCATCACCAAAGTGAAAAGAAAAGACGATTGTTACCAAAAcaagttgagtatcttgagaAAAGTTTCGAGGTAGAAAACAAGCTTGAACCTGAAAGGAAAGTACAATTAGCTAAAGAAACTGGATTGCAGCCTAGACAAGTTGCTATTTGGTTTCAAAATCGACGAGCACGATGCAAAACGAAACAAATTGAGAAGGATTATGATGTCCTTAAAGCTAGCTTTGATGAATTGAAGACTCAATATGATTGTCTCTTCAAAGAGAATGGAAGCTTGAGAAATGAGGTAAATTTAGTCAAGAAATCATTTATACATTGTTTGGATATATCAATAATGATACTTATTAGATGTGTACAAAGGTagattttttgaaaacatttatgttACAAGATATCTGTTTAGCCGTGAAATTTGAAATGTGATTGGGAGTTCTacacacaaaaatttcaaattttgtccAAGTAAATGTAAACCCCAACTCCTAACTTAAGTTCAAAAACCATAACTTGTGCGCATTTGACCATGTTTTATTGATTTTGGTCAAACATGTCTTTCAGAGTTCAAACTTtgtaaaaattgaagtttttttaCGATCAAACgtcttaaattttaaagtttcaactttaaaatctACTGTCTAACATGTGCAAAATCGCAAAAATATGATCTAGGTCTTCActtattttttccccttttgtGTTCAACAGGTACATTTACTCAAAGAGAAGTTGATCAACAGAGTAAAAGGGAAggaaattttagaatttattagTCCACTTGATCATGTAGAACCTCAAAATCCTTCTATTGGAGTTGATTCAAATTTAGCAATGGTGAAGTGCAAGCAAGAAGATGCAAAAAGTGATGTTCTTGATTCGGACAGTCCGCGTTTTACTGACGGAGATTACACTTCATATTTGGAGCCTGCTGATTCTTCAAATGTATTTCAGACAGAACACTCTAATTTTTCTCGAGAAAATGACACATTATGCTTCCCAAAACTTGAAGAACATCATCATCACGATGATTTACCTGTTAATTCTTGTAATTTGGGTTTTCAAATTGAGGATCAATCTTGGTTCTCACATTATTGAGGATCATATAAAGGGAAAAGAAGCATTTGTGCTACATTTCCATTTCTAATTTACACCAATAATATGTTGTATGTATAGGTCCATTTGGAATGAGATGAAGATCTTTGTTATTCCATTCGGTGTCCGTATTGCAGAGTCAATTCAGGGGTGATGCTGGCAACAGAAATTTCTCGGTACCTAGGGTTTGAACCTGCATAAATGatagtttgatattttatacGGACCATGTTAATCTATGTGTTTCACTATAATAATTTTGTTGGGATTAatgcaaataaaaatgaaagaataatatatttttatgtgaaaacatccaactgatcataaggatgaaaaaaaaatcacaatctaTATCTTTGTActacattacaacaaatattcAGATCCTTTATcctatttcaagtttaaacatAGACTCAACATTGTTTCCTCGATTTTTCTATAAATCTTTATTTAATGCAATTACCTTtcagacaaaaaataaaagtggatTATAAATATTACACAATATACACATTTTTCCTCTATTTTTCTACAAATCTTTAGTTGATGCAAATTTTCctttaagacaaaaaaaaaaattaaaaaagaggaTGTTGAAATTTggcttttatttaattttgtaaaatttgacATTGTGACACATCCCCATcgcttttaaatatttttattacaggaatcaaggattattttaaaaacatgaaCATCTTGCTGATGCATTGATTGTTATAAAATGTCTCATTTATAGACTTTTAGTGTCccttataaacatattttaatagCTAAAATCTTCCTAGAAACTACTATAATTTGTTCTTTAATAAAAGATTCCATCACTTCTAGCACGTAGCCttcaaaaaacaaattaaattatatatatatatattccaagTCCATTAAGAACCAATACttcttcaaattaattttaatttaaatatagcTTTGGAACCTTACCAAACACTAGCTTATAGCCACAAGTTCTTGAAGGGAATCAAGTTTTCATATTGTTACCAATGATTAAGAGACAAAACCCCAAGATCATAGTAGTTAGTAAATAGATTTTCCATGTAACGGTGTCACAAATATATTTAGTGATCATTGAGTAAATGTCATTATATCTGAAGTCGCTAAAGTTTTAAACGATATTTATACGTTTTTTAACGGTACTTATTActattgttaaatattttatttttggtaatgtcatgtcatgctCTTTTTTTCTACTCTCATTGACTCGAAGTGTAAAAGAAAGTTCATGTATTTTAGAAAAGTTATAAACTACCTAatctttattataatatttaaattagaaGAAGATGTGAATTTGCAACAGCAAATGCaccacattatatatttatttattaaaatatttacatagtACTAAAGTATGTATACATTGAATAATGAATATAGTCATGATATCCCACAATTACACATAAAGCTTGGATTCAATTTTTTATCACAATACATACACAAGTAAATTATGAGTTCAACTgaatttgatcattttttaaatattaaaattagttataatttcaataatatgtATAATAATAGGTTTAATAgtgaatattttaataatttaatttaaattttgaatagtaTTAAAACAGACCCTAAGTTAACTGACGCTTACAAGTTGCAATACAATAGACTACTTGCGTTACAGATTGGACATGATTAGTTTTATATGTTCGACAAGTTATTTGTTGGTATCCAAAATTTGTGTCCCAAGCCACAACATGCACCGAATAGTACTCGTTCATCGAAAAGTTTTATGGGTTAAAGTACTCTCTAACAAAGACAACTTCGGGAAGTAAACGTATGAAAACAAAAGTTATGTCATTACTACGACATCATTTAAGCAAAAAGTTattgaaatttgtttttataaatttatgtgataaaattttgattagatACGTGTCCAATTTAAGAGAGTAATTTGACTTAGATATTATAACAGGACATTGAAAGTGTGTCATTCAATTAGGACATGAAGAATAAGTGAAAAACagtactaataaaataaaaagattcttTTTACTTGTTACTTATTGTCATGagaattttgtatttaaattattgatagctttagaattttttttttacttgactaAATAAACTTAGTTATATCGTTGATATGTAACATGACATATCAAGTGATCTCAACTCTTGTAAAAGTATGtgattcttaataaaaaatccAGTACTGTGTTGAAGACACCCCTAAATTTGACGATAATTTAGGGGTGAATTTCATTCATGTTCCAACGTCGAATGTATATTTCAGTTCAGTTAAATCAAGTAAACGGAtgcttttaaaattatcaataatttagaaataaaaataaataatctacactaaatttaaaaatattaacataaatacTACCCTATTATTAATCATGAAATAGCTATCTCAAACTTTACATCcaaataataacttaaagaTATACTACAAAACTATAATTTATCCATcatcataaaaacaaaaaaaaatcttatagtGAGTAGACAAATGCCACGCGAGCAGAGTATCGTATACCACAGAAGCTCTTAAAGCCCATGGGCCCATTTATAAAAGAGGGCCCATTGATAGTGATGGGCTGTGTTAACGTGGCAGAAAGTAAACGGCGTAAAGAATGAAGTGGGCCTGCGGGCCCATAACATCGTTTTCATTTACTCTTTTCAGATAAGAATACAAAATTGGGGGCCCAATTACGGACCCTTAAATGGGCTGGGCTTTGGGCTTGAAGCATAAGTGTCCAAAATTGTAACACGTGGACAATCGTTTTCATGGGACACCACTGACCACGTGCGTACCATGTATGCATGTCTCATTATATCTCAACCAACTATATATTCATTTCAGTTCGATACTCGTATTGAAATtcgattatttttaatttgtattgtgTAGAATGTTATTATCGTTTTTATCAATAGTTTTTCTACCTTCTAaacattaaccttaaccctTTATTTAAGGTAGAAATAATCTCATCTGCTGCACTACGTTCGTTAATGATTCAAGGATCAATTTTAACAATAGTTATCCCTTTTTTAGTTGCACCAATGAAAATTACACCCTAAACATTTAATCAATaggtttttatgttttttatttgacttattaaatatcaatttattaGACATGTTAAATCGTTATCGAATTATTAAGATatctatttattaaatattgatattttatagCATAATCAAAAGTTTGAGGCAATTAGAAATgaaagtataaaattaaatgttaaGCAAAGAATTCCATATATTGAATGCATATATAATCtttgaatttattattgtattattagttaatcgattaaaaaaaaagactcgaatcattaaaaattaaagcTTGTAAAGTTACCTTAATACACtgtaaagatgaattgtgtCGAGtagaatttttcaaaataaaaaaaaaatattattgattcatcgattttaatatttttcatatatgtttCTATACACAAAAATACCTTTCAAACATTTCAAATTTTTGGGCTCTTCACTCCCAAACCGAATGGTTGCCACAAATTTATTTCAAAGCCCATttattcaaaatctaaaaagGAGTCCATACTAAAGTAAAATTGGCCCATTAAAAACAAAATCTACGAACAAATAAGCAAAAACTCAAGGAAACattcaaaataacaaatattatattttaaataggattttatagctataatttacttaattacaaATAATAAGAAAGATACTAGAGGAGGAGGGAAGAGATAGGCGAGTGATAtctgtgtgtgagagagagagagagaggagaaagtgt
This genomic window contains:
- the HZ24 gene encoding homeobox-leucine zipper protein HZ24, translating into MEVARVHEGSNNGFILPNEILPPTSNWISNSSSIFHGSVSMVNFDQDRVQKSKKRSFLAQLDQDDSSSNDDNYNYHHQSEKKRRLLPKQVEYLEKSFEVENKLEPERKVQLAKETGLQPRQVAIWFQNRRARCKTKQIEKDYDVLKASFDELKTQYDCLFKENGSLRNEVHLLKEKLINRVKGKEILEFISPLDHVEPQNPSIGVDSNLAMVKCKQEDAKSDVLDSDSPRFTDGDYTSYLEPADSSNVFQTEHSNFSRENDTLCFPKLEEHHHHDDLPVNSCNLGFQIEDQSWFSHY